One Bos taurus isolate L1 Dominette 01449 registration number 42190680 breed Hereford chromosome 25, ARS-UCD2.0, whole genome shotgun sequence genomic window carries:
- the PRRT2 gene encoding proline-rich transmembrane protein 2 isoform X1, whose protein sequence is MSHPKAKETPTFLPFPQRQPKAGPETGASLSWAAALKATSSLLTPSLSPPLAGFAAVFSAVPSFPQRPSPLSCLKMAASSSEVSEIKGVEEGPQTQGEGPGHSEGRTGSPQVPAGVSDEPETLQPAPDVMGAPGDSEPKVGLAPETTETPTGVPEAAQARNLSSSPGGEAKANSSTEETCQELASKPEVRKEATADPESNLESAAPLEPASEPAPQPEPQPEPQPASQSTSTPALQPEPPAQEEPTSEILSESMGEKQENGAVVPLQAGDGDGEEGLAPQPHSPPSTKTPPANGAPPRVLQQLVEEDRLGKAHSGHSGSPRGSLSRHPSSQLAGSGVEGGEGTQKPRDYIILAILSCFCPMWPVNIVAFAYAVMSRNSLQQGDVDGAQRLGRVAKLLSIVALVGGILIIIASCVINLGGPDDPQGASGSQSWQARPRLETCRGGVFRTRTWENGGARLLTLPGQPELTCPIWAF, encoded by the exons ATGTCCCACcccaaagcaaaggaaaccccaacttttcttccttttccccagaGGCAGCCCAAGGCTGGCCCTGAGACAGGAGCATCGCTCTCTTGGGCTGCAGCGCTGAAAGCTACCTCTTCCCTCCTCACACCAAGCCTGTCTCCTCCTCTTGCAGGATTTGCTGCTGTCTTCAGTGCCGTTCCATCCTTCCCTCAGaggccctctcccctctcctgtcTCAAGATGGCAGCTAGCAGCTCTGAGGTCTCTGAGATTAAGGGGGTAGAGGAGGGTCCCCAGACCCAGGGAGAAGGGCCTGGCCATTCTGAAGGCCGAACTGGCTCTCCCCAGGTCCCAGCTGGGGTCTCAGATGAGCCAGAGACCCTGCAGCCAGCCCCAGACGTCATGGGGGCCCCTGGGGACTCAGAACCCAAGGTTGGGCTGGCTCCAGAAACCACAGAGACCCCAACCGGGGTCCCTGAAGCAGCTCAGGCCAGAAACCTCAGCTCAAGCCCAGGAGGGGAAGCAAAGGCCAACTCCAGCACTGAAGAAACATGCCAAGAGCTAGCATCCAAACCCGAAGTGAGGAAAGAGGCCACTGCAGACCCGGAATCCAACCTGGAATCCGCAGCCCCGCTTGAGCCAGCCTCAGAGCCTGCCCCCCAGCCAGAACCCCAGCCAGAGCCCCAGCCAGCTTCCCAGTCCACTTCCACACCAGCCCTTCAGCCAGAGCCCCCTGCCCAGGAGGAGCCCACCTCTGAGATCCTGAGCGAGAGCATGGGAGAAAAGCAGGAGAATGGGGCAGTGGTTCCCCTGCAGGCTGGTGATGGCGATGGGGAAGAGGGTCTAGCCCCCCAGCCTCACTCACCACCCTCCACAAAGACCCCCCCAGCCAATGGGGCCCCACCCCGTGTGCTGCAGCAGCTGGTGGAGGAGGATCGACTAGGAAAGGCTCACAGTGGGCATTCGGGATCTCCCCGAGGAAGCCTGAGCCGCCACCCTAGCTCCCAGCTCGCAGGATCTGGGGTAGAGGGGGGTGAAGGCACCCAGAAACCTCGGGACTACATCATCCTCGCCATCCTGTCCTGCTTCTGCCCCATGTGGCCTGTCAACATCGTGGCCTTCGCTTATGCCGTCATG TCCCGAAACAGCTTGCAACAGGGGGACGTGGATGGGGCCCAGCGTCTGGGTCGTGTGGCCAAGCTCTTAAGCATCGTGGCACTGGTAGGGGGGATCCTCATCATTATCGCCTCCTGCGTCATCAACTTAGGCG GTCCGGACGACCCCCAGGGTGCCTCGGGGTCGCAGAGCTGGCAAGCCAGGCCTCGTTTGGAGACATGCAGGGGTGGCGTGTTCCGAACACGCACCTGGGAGAACGGAGGGGCACGGCTGTTGACCCTCCCTGGTCAGCCTGAGTTGACCTGCCCCATCTGGGCTTTTTAA
- the PRRT2 gene encoding proline-rich transmembrane protein 2 isoform X4: protein MAASSSEVSEIKGVEEGPQTQGEGPGHSEGRTGSPQVPAGVSDEPETLQPAPDVMGAPGDSEPKVGLAPETTETPTGVPEAAQARNLSSSPGGEAKANSSTEETCQELASKPEVRKEATADPESNLESAAPLEPASEPAPQPEPQPEPQPASQSTSTPALQPEPPAQEEPTSEILSESMGEKQENGAVVPLQAGDGDGEEGLAPQPHSPPSTKTPPANGAPPRVLQQLVEEDRLGKAHSGHSGSPRGSLSRHPSSQLAGSGVEGGEGTQKPRDYIILAILSCFCPMWPVNIVAFAYAVMSRNSLQQGDVDGAQRLGRVAKLLSIVALVGGILIIIASCVINLGVYK, encoded by the exons ATGGCAGCTAGCAGCTCTGAGGTCTCTGAGATTAAGGGGGTAGAGGAGGGTCCCCAGACCCAGGGAGAAGGGCCTGGCCATTCTGAAGGCCGAACTGGCTCTCCCCAGGTCCCAGCTGGGGTCTCAGATGAGCCAGAGACCCTGCAGCCAGCCCCAGACGTCATGGGGGCCCCTGGGGACTCAGAACCCAAGGTTGGGCTGGCTCCAGAAACCACAGAGACCCCAACCGGGGTCCCTGAAGCAGCTCAGGCCAGAAACCTCAGCTCAAGCCCAGGAGGGGAAGCAAAGGCCAACTCCAGCACTGAAGAAACATGCCAAGAGCTAGCATCCAAACCCGAAGTGAGGAAAGAGGCCACTGCAGACCCGGAATCCAACCTGGAATCCGCAGCCCCGCTTGAGCCAGCCTCAGAGCCTGCCCCCCAGCCAGAACCCCAGCCAGAGCCCCAGCCAGCTTCCCAGTCCACTTCCACACCAGCCCTTCAGCCAGAGCCCCCTGCCCAGGAGGAGCCCACCTCTGAGATCCTGAGCGAGAGCATGGGAGAAAAGCAGGAGAATGGGGCAGTGGTTCCCCTGCAGGCTGGTGATGGCGATGGGGAAGAGGGTCTAGCCCCCCAGCCTCACTCACCACCCTCCACAAAGACCCCCCCAGCCAATGGGGCCCCACCCCGTGTGCTGCAGCAGCTGGTGGAGGAGGATCGACTAGGAAAGGCTCACAGTGGGCATTCGGGATCTCCCCGAGGAAGCCTGAGCCGCCACCCTAGCTCCCAGCTCGCAGGATCTGGGGTAGAGGGGGGTGAAGGCACCCAGAAACCTCGGGACTACATCATCCTCGCCATCCTGTCCTGCTTCTGCCCCATGTGGCCTGTCAACATCGTGGCCTTCGCTTATGCCGTCATG TCCCGAAACAGCTTGCAACAGGGGGACGTGGATGGGGCCCAGCGTCTGGGTCGTGTGGCCAAGCTCTTAAGCATCGTGGCACTGGTAGGGGGGATCCTCATCATTATCGCCTCCTGCGTCATCAACTTAGGCG tGTATAAGTGA
- the PRRT2 gene encoding proline-rich transmembrane protein 2 isoform X2 has translation MSHPKAKETPTFLPFPQRQPKAGPETGASLSWAAALKATSSLLTPSLSPPLAGFAAVFSAVPSFPQRPSPLSCLKMAASSSEVSEIKGVEEGPQTQGEGPGHSEGRTGSPQVPAGVSDEPETLQPAPDVMGAPGDSEPKVGLAPETTETPTGVPEAAQARNLSSSPGGEAKANSSTEETCQELASKPEVRKEATADPESNLESAAPLEPASEPAPQPEPQPEPQPASQSTSTPALQPEPPAQEEPTSEILSESMGEKQENGAVVPLQAGDGDGEEGLAPQPHSPPSTKTPPANGAPPRVLQQLVEEDRLGKAHSGHSGSPRGSLSRHPSSQLAGSGVEGGEGTQKPRDYIILAILSCFCPMWPVNIVAFAYAVMSRNSLQQGDVDGAQRLGRVAKLLSIVALVGGILIIIASCVINLGGPLP, from the exons ATGTCCCACcccaaagcaaaggaaaccccaacttttcttccttttccccagaGGCAGCCCAAGGCTGGCCCTGAGACAGGAGCATCGCTCTCTTGGGCTGCAGCGCTGAAAGCTACCTCTTCCCTCCTCACACCAAGCCTGTCTCCTCCTCTTGCAGGATTTGCTGCTGTCTTCAGTGCCGTTCCATCCTTCCCTCAGaggccctctcccctctcctgtcTCAAGATGGCAGCTAGCAGCTCTGAGGTCTCTGAGATTAAGGGGGTAGAGGAGGGTCCCCAGACCCAGGGAGAAGGGCCTGGCCATTCTGAAGGCCGAACTGGCTCTCCCCAGGTCCCAGCTGGGGTCTCAGATGAGCCAGAGACCCTGCAGCCAGCCCCAGACGTCATGGGGGCCCCTGGGGACTCAGAACCCAAGGTTGGGCTGGCTCCAGAAACCACAGAGACCCCAACCGGGGTCCCTGAAGCAGCTCAGGCCAGAAACCTCAGCTCAAGCCCAGGAGGGGAAGCAAAGGCCAACTCCAGCACTGAAGAAACATGCCAAGAGCTAGCATCCAAACCCGAAGTGAGGAAAGAGGCCACTGCAGACCCGGAATCCAACCTGGAATCCGCAGCCCCGCTTGAGCCAGCCTCAGAGCCTGCCCCCCAGCCAGAACCCCAGCCAGAGCCCCAGCCAGCTTCCCAGTCCACTTCCACACCAGCCCTTCAGCCAGAGCCCCCTGCCCAGGAGGAGCCCACCTCTGAGATCCTGAGCGAGAGCATGGGAGAAAAGCAGGAGAATGGGGCAGTGGTTCCCCTGCAGGCTGGTGATGGCGATGGGGAAGAGGGTCTAGCCCCCCAGCCTCACTCACCACCCTCCACAAAGACCCCCCCAGCCAATGGGGCCCCACCCCGTGTGCTGCAGCAGCTGGTGGAGGAGGATCGACTAGGAAAGGCTCACAGTGGGCATTCGGGATCTCCCCGAGGAAGCCTGAGCCGCCACCCTAGCTCCCAGCTCGCAGGATCTGGGGTAGAGGGGGGTGAAGGCACCCAGAAACCTCGGGACTACATCATCCTCGCCATCCTGTCCTGCTTCTGCCCCATGTGGCCTGTCAACATCGTGGCCTTCGCTTATGCCGTCATG TCCCGAAACAGCTTGCAACAGGGGGACGTGGATGGGGCCCAGCGTCTGGGTCGTGTGGCCAAGCTCTTAAGCATCGTGGCACTGGTAGGGGGGATCCTCATCATTATCGCCTCCTGCGTCATCAACTTAGGCG
- the PRRT2 gene encoding proline-rich transmembrane protein 2 isoform X3 → MSHPKAKETPTFLPFPQRQPKAGPETGASLSWAAALKATSSLLTPSLSPPLAGFAAVFSAVPSFPQRPSPLSCLKMAASSSEVSEIKGVEEGPQTQGEGPGHSEGRTGSPQVPAGVSDEPETLQPAPDVMGAPGDSEPKVGLAPETTETPTGVPEAAQARNLSSSPGGEAKANSSTEETCQELASKPEVRKEATADPESNLESAAPLEPASEPAPQPEPQPEPQPASQSTSTPALQPEPPAQEEPTSEILSESMGEKQENGAVVPLQAGDGDGEEGLAPQPHSPPSTKTPPANGAPPRVLQQLVEEDRLGKAHSGHSGSPRGSLSRHPSSQLAGSGVEGGEGTQKPRDYIILAILSCFCPMWPVNIVAFAYAVMSRNSLQQGDVDGAQRLGRVAKLLSIVALVGGILIIIASCVINLGVYK, encoded by the exons ATGTCCCACcccaaagcaaaggaaaccccaacttttcttccttttccccagaGGCAGCCCAAGGCTGGCCCTGAGACAGGAGCATCGCTCTCTTGGGCTGCAGCGCTGAAAGCTACCTCTTCCCTCCTCACACCAAGCCTGTCTCCTCCTCTTGCAGGATTTGCTGCTGTCTTCAGTGCCGTTCCATCCTTCCCTCAGaggccctctcccctctcctgtcTCAAGATGGCAGCTAGCAGCTCTGAGGTCTCTGAGATTAAGGGGGTAGAGGAGGGTCCCCAGACCCAGGGAGAAGGGCCTGGCCATTCTGAAGGCCGAACTGGCTCTCCCCAGGTCCCAGCTGGGGTCTCAGATGAGCCAGAGACCCTGCAGCCAGCCCCAGACGTCATGGGGGCCCCTGGGGACTCAGAACCCAAGGTTGGGCTGGCTCCAGAAACCACAGAGACCCCAACCGGGGTCCCTGAAGCAGCTCAGGCCAGAAACCTCAGCTCAAGCCCAGGAGGGGAAGCAAAGGCCAACTCCAGCACTGAAGAAACATGCCAAGAGCTAGCATCCAAACCCGAAGTGAGGAAAGAGGCCACTGCAGACCCGGAATCCAACCTGGAATCCGCAGCCCCGCTTGAGCCAGCCTCAGAGCCTGCCCCCCAGCCAGAACCCCAGCCAGAGCCCCAGCCAGCTTCCCAGTCCACTTCCACACCAGCCCTTCAGCCAGAGCCCCCTGCCCAGGAGGAGCCCACCTCTGAGATCCTGAGCGAGAGCATGGGAGAAAAGCAGGAGAATGGGGCAGTGGTTCCCCTGCAGGCTGGTGATGGCGATGGGGAAGAGGGTCTAGCCCCCCAGCCTCACTCACCACCCTCCACAAAGACCCCCCCAGCCAATGGGGCCCCACCCCGTGTGCTGCAGCAGCTGGTGGAGGAGGATCGACTAGGAAAGGCTCACAGTGGGCATTCGGGATCTCCCCGAGGAAGCCTGAGCCGCCACCCTAGCTCCCAGCTCGCAGGATCTGGGGTAGAGGGGGGTGAAGGCACCCAGAAACCTCGGGACTACATCATCCTCGCCATCCTGTCCTGCTTCTGCCCCATGTGGCCTGTCAACATCGTGGCCTTCGCTTATGCCGTCATG TCCCGAAACAGCTTGCAACAGGGGGACGTGGATGGGGCCCAGCGTCTGGGTCGTGTGGCCAAGCTCTTAAGCATCGTGGCACTGGTAGGGGGGATCCTCATCATTATCGCCTCCTGCGTCATCAACTTAGGCG tGTATAAGTGA